The bacterium BMS3Abin08 genome has a window encoding:
- a CDS encoding hypothetical protein (transcription termination/antitermination protein NusA) produces MNKEFRYIIDQICREKGVPKESVISALESALLSAVKKKFGGSKQINLEIDPVTCTITLSEIKEVVEKVEDPDLQISVEEARLIDPDKQPGDSLSISLELHDFGRIAAQTAKQVIFQKVREAERKVIFDEFKDKVGRIASGVVQRKDRGVYYVNLGRTEAILPVKETLPGEHLKRGDSVKGYVSEVRASSRGPEIILTRRAPEFVAELFRMEVPEIEDGIVEVRNIVREPGERTKIAVISKEQSIDPVGACVGMKGTRVQSIVRELHGERIDIIPWNDDPRMLIARSLTPATVDKIGINEDDRTAMVVVNDQQLSIAIGKKGQNVKLAKKLTGWDIDIISESEYSKIKQDEAEAAFEGKIEPNEE; encoded by the coding sequence ATGAACAAGGAATTCCGTTATATAATCGATCAGATCTGCAGGGAAAAAGGTGTCCCTAAGGAGAGCGTAATCAGTGCGCTTGAATCCGCTTTGCTTAGTGCAGTGAAGAAGAAGTTCGGCGGCAGTAAGCAGATAAATCTTGAAATAGATCCTGTAACCTGCACTATTACTTTAAGTGAGATTAAGGAAGTAGTTGAAAAGGTTGAAGATCCAGACCTTCAGATTTCCGTTGAGGAAGCAAGGCTTATTGATCCTGACAAGCAACCCGGTGATTCGTTATCCATTTCCCTTGAACTCCATGACTTCGGGCGGATCGCGGCACAGACGGCAAAACAGGTAATCTTTCAGAAGGTCCGTGAGGCGGAGAGGAAGGTTATCTTCGACGAATTCAAGGATAAAGTGGGCAGGATTGCAAGCGGTGTTGTTCAACGAAAGGACAGGGGTGTTTATTATGTGAATCTTGGAAGGACCGAAGCGATTCTTCCTGTAAAAGAGACATTGCCCGGTGAACACCTCAAACGCGGTGATTCGGTCAAGGGATATGTATCAGAGGTCAGGGCGTCCTCGAGGGGGCCTGAGATAATCTTGACGAGAAGGGCCCCGGAATTTGTTGCTGAGCTTTTCAGGATGGAGGTCCCGGAGATTGAGGACGGTATCGTGGAGGTCAGGAATATCGTCAGGGAACCCGGGGAGCGGACCAAGATTGCGGTAATTTCAAAGGAACAGAGTATCGACCCTGTAGGTGCATGCGTAGGGATGAAGGGAACCAGGGTGCAGTCGATTGTCAGGGAACTGCATGGTGAAAGAATCGATATCATTCCCTGGAATGATGATCCGAGGATGCTTATAGCCCGTTCTTTGACGCCGGCTACGGTTGATAAAATCGGTATTAACGAGGATGACCGCACGGCTATGGTAGTCGTTAACGACCAGCAGCTCTCTATTGCTATCGGGAAAAAGGGGCAGAACGTAAAGCTTGCAAAGAAGCTCACGGGATGGGATATAGATATAATCAGTGAAAGCGAGTACTCCAAGATAAAGCAGGATGAGGCGGAAGCTGCGTTTGAAGGAAAAATAGAGCCAAATGAGGAATGA
- the rimP gene encoding ribosome maturation factor RimP yields MPAKNVIRRKVKKLAEEAAEVAGVKLFDIELLGQVGKMIVRVTIDREDGIGIKDCETVSRQLEALFDIEDPIQGSYTLEITSPGLDRTLKTIADFKRFTGRMVRIVTSEKINKDTVLVGRIKSVGDSTITVALPDEEVEIPLSIIRKARLEIEI; encoded by the coding sequence ATGCCGGCAAAGAATGTGATAAGGAGAAAAGTGAAGAAACTTGCGGAGGAGGCCGCTGAGGTTGCCGGCGTCAAGTTGTTTGATATCGAGCTTCTCGGCCAGGTGGGAAAGATGATCGTGAGGGTGACTATAGACCGTGAAGACGGGATAGGTATTAAAGACTGTGAAACGGTGAGCAGGCAGTTGGAGGCCTTGTTTGATATAGAGGACCCGATCCAGGGGTCTTATACGCTTGAGATTACATCGCCCGGACTTGACCGCACACTGAAGACCATTGCTGATTTCAAGAGGTTTACCGGCAGGATGGTCAGGATTGTAACCAGTGAAAAAATTAATAAAGATACGGTGCTTGTCGGGAGGATAAAGTCTGTCGGGGACAGTACAATAACTGTTGCGCTACCCGACGAAGAGGTAGAGATACCTTTAAGCATTATCAGGAAGGCCAGACTGGAGATAGAGATATAA